The Lolium rigidum isolate FL_2022 chromosome 1, APGP_CSIRO_Lrig_0.1, whole genome shotgun sequence region CATAAGTGGTGGTCACTCTCTTGGTCAGCATGCCACTTTGTCATATATCGGTTATCGGAGAGCTGATATTTCTTGTCCCTTTGGTGATCGCACTGTACAAGTACCTGGGATTACACATTGTCTCACCTATtgctattagggcatctccagcggcttgACCCATCTGGTCCTGGCTCGTCCGAAATGGTCCGCGCGGATAGGTGGACCGGGCGCACATGCTCCAGCGGTGCGACCCAAATGGACCAACCTATCCAGCACGACCCATCCGTCCACCAAATTTGGGGAACATATGCGTATGCGCGGACAACGCGTGTCCTCCCGCGTCTACCATGGGCCTGCATGGAAGCAACCTGACGGTAGAAAGCTGACCGGCGGCAACAGCCATAGCCGTCAAAGCCATCGCTGACCACTGCAACCGCCGCCTCAGCTCCTGCGCCGGCATTGATGCTGATGGCGCTGAAAGTTCCGCGTGCCTGCACTGGCATTGATGGCCAGGGCTACTTAAACTGGCTCTGTGCCCGTCTCTCCTCCCCACTCCCACGGCTAGAGCCATTGCCAGCAAACCATTGCCGATGCAACCACCAACACCGCTGCCGATGAAGATGCCTAAGTGGCTCAAGAAGACGGACAATGACGCCGAGGTTGGCCCCTCGTTGCGGCGATGTCGCCAGACCTCTCTGCCACATCGATCACCTGCGCGACGAAATCTGCCGCCGCAGCGGTGGCGTGCTACCATCCACTGCCGCCACGGGAGCGCGGCAGGTGTTGGAGTGCCAGTGGCGGTGGGCACGGGCTGACCTGTACCGGCACCGCGATGTCTCACTACCTGGTGGCTGGCATCTCAACAAAGCCAGGGTGCCGGTGCTGCATGCGTCGACGGACGGCCAGGCATTGGAGGACGAGATGCCTGCTGCTGACAACTCCACCGCAGTACATGCCCCACCCGCTGAAGTACATGCCGCCGGCGATCCCTGCGTGGGCGCAGCAAGCGCCTAGACGCGCTCAGACGCGCTCAGACGCCTCCGCCGTTCATAGACCTCGTCTCAGGCGAAGAAGGAGATGGCGGCGCTGGGAATTAGGGtgtagttttttttcttttttatttcctaTGTAAAATTATGTTTGAATGAATGAgatgtttttcaaatttttgcacgcttttaatttttatttgaattcaattgatTTGTTGTCTGCGGCCAAAATGGCCAGCGCGGGCTGAATGGGTCACGCTGCTATGGGCGCTGGCTTGGCAGGCTAGACCCAGACCCAAATTCCGTATACggcgcgatccaaacggacaGAATCAGATCATTTGGGTCGCTGTTGTGGGTCGCGCAGCTGGTGATGCCCTTAGCCATTGAGCTTGTGGTCGATACAATAGTATGGGCGTGATATTGAGTGTAAAGGGATGGGCCACATGGGTGTAGTACCAACACGATAATACTAGGCTGTTGGAATTTGGTTTAGTAGATGGGCACTGAAGGACAAAAGTACTCTGTTGCCATTGGTTTATTATTCGATGCACACCTCCATCATGCACTGTATTCCTTAAGCCATCTGGATTGTTGCACTTTGTTCTTGAGTCATGCTTGACAAAAATTTAATGTGCATTTGTTcaattttatgattttttttgtttgctaCAACCCTGCTGCTGATGTCCAAAGATCACAAGTTCCCCACACATTTTTTTAGCTGTCTTGTATTAAATTGCTTTCAAATGTTTGAAATCTGCTAGAGATCATTGTATATGGTGTGACTTAGATATGTTCTAATATCTTATTTGCACAATATGAAAATTGCACATGACCAACACaatttcacaaagaacaaagctactccctccgtcccacggaagttgtctaagatttgtcaaaatttggatgtatctagacactaaataggatctagatacatccaaattttgacaaatctcagacaaccttCATGGGACGGAGGAACTATGTAACATAATCTAATTACGTTATATATCATTAACAGTTGCCACACAAAGTGTAACTTTTGACTCTCATGTTGTGTGACAAAACATTTTTATTAAGCTTTGCTGCTTTCATCCTTCTAAATTTTTCTTACTACTTCAAATGATTTGGCAGCTCTCTTGCCGGTTGCTCGTAGAAAATAAGCATTGTTTATTATTCTCTGCCCTAATATGCTGTTTCAGCCGGTATtgttttaatgatattaatttttgtTGAACCTTCACAGGAGCTATTACCGCTGCACACATGATGGATGTCCTGTCCGTAAGCACGTTGAAAAAGCACCGGATGATGTAAACAATATGGTAGTAACTTATGAAGGAAAGCACAACCACGATCAACCATTTAGAAGCAACAACGAGTTGAGGGATGGATCTATTTCTGTGATCACTTCAGCAGTAACCATCGCTGAGCTACCCAGCGCTTTGCCTTTGACATCAGATGAGAAATCTCCAACCAGCACACAGAAGGCGGCTGACAGTGAGTCCGCTAAGGACACGTGTTTAGAACTTGGAGATAAGAAGCCTCCGGAGAGTGCACAAACCCTGCTCAGCATAAAAACTGACCCGGATGACATGAAGAGTTCCCTCCTGAAAGATACTTCTGCCATAGTTCCTGTGCAAAACAATTGATTCTGTGAGGTTAGGTTGGATTCAACTAGCATTAATTTATGGTATTTATATTTATTGGTTCTGTGAGCTGTTGTTGTGTTAGCTTCTGTACATGAGATGAGTGGTCAGCATTCTGTGGAGCACCACCGGATTGATGGAAGTTTCGACGGAGAATGTAGGTTCAGAAAGCCATGAAACGTGATCCCTCTGTATAGCTATAGGTACTGTATCACTTACAGAGGctaagcaacaaggaagacacagAACCTTAATGTGTGGGGCTCTTTAACTGTATTGTTCTAGTTGGATTTGTTGCAAACACTAACTGATCCGAGCTATGGTGAATTTATTTGTTGTTATAGTCATGACGTATTGCAAGTTACAGTTTATGGACCTGCACTATTTGTGGACTCTGTATTTATATTCCAGTATTCTTTTGTGATGCTCACATAATAGTGCTGAAGAGTGAAGATATTGCGTACGAAGTACTCGCTCGGATCCCTTTTAATTGACTTGTATTTAGTACATAGGTTTATCTTAGAGATAAATTGTTGGGGTTTTGGGTAGTCAGCGGTGAAAGTTTAAACACGATGATCTGCATGGCTAAAAAGTTGGGGTATGGTCATTGGCAATTTGTTGATGAGCTTCTTCTTTTATCTGTGGTTTCTGATTTACCATCCAAAGTTCCAAACCAAAGGTGACATTATACATGTGTGCTGAATCGGCCTCTCTTGTTGGTCAGCTGAGCTTGCTGTCCGTATCTAtttacaacacaatcaagatgatCACTGTTGTGCCAACGCGAAGCTGGGAGCGGGCTGGAAGTCCTTGACCGCATTCTTCACCGCCTCAATGTCAATGTCGACCAGCTTCCCTGTCGTCGACGCGACGATAGTGCAGCTCTTCTTCTCCTCCGCGTACGGCAGGAACACCCTTGCCTTCTCCTCAGAAGAGAAGAGCGCCACGCTGGATAAGAAAAACATGGCGTGAGCACTTCATCCCAAAGATGCCTGCACGAGCAAGAATTACAGAAGGACAGCTCGATCTGGTGAGTCTACCATGGCTTGTCACGGGCGTTGGCGAGCTGGACAGCGGCGGTGTTGGTCGCGACAACACCGGCGGCGTCGTTGATGAGGCAGGTGAGCTGTGAGTGAAGAGAGGACGCAGTGAAAATCGCGCTTCCACAGTCAAAATGATGATTCACGGCGGCGGCTCGAGTCTGCAAAAGATTTGTCTGAACAAGCAAGAGCATGAGGATTAAGAACCTACCTGTCCaggagtggtgatgaagatgtagCTGGTCTCCTTGCCCACAATGTCCTCGATCTCTTCTCTGTGCTTCTCATGCGGCAGCACAAACAGAGGCCTCAGTCCATTGCCTCCAGAGCTGCATGCCAAAGAGACCATCAGTCACAGCTGCTAGCTGTAGTATGTATCACAATGCCAAGCGCTGGAGAAGACGAATTACCTGATCTCTGCCCATTGTTCGAGGGGCAGGAGGCAGTCGTCGTCTCCTCTGGACTTCATGTTGGCGACAGAGTCCGATTCGATGCCGTGGACGACGATGTACTTGCCCTTCTCGACGCCGGCACGGCTGTACTTGTCCTCCACGATCGCCCTCAGCTTCTTGGAGATGGACACTCTCAGCGGCGGTATCGGCTGCTGCGGCACGCCCTTCGCCGGCCGGCCTAGCCACTCCAGCATCTCCTGGTACCTAATTAAATGTGCACGCAAGCAGTTTCAGTATGCGCGTCCTTGAGAATAGTCGGCTTTGCCTTCGTATTTGTGGGAAATGATGGTCAATCTCACATGTTGTACCCGCCGTCGGAGAGATTGGTGGTCGGCGGCTTGAACATCTCGGTGAGGAACAGCCCGGCACCGGCCCCGTTGACGTTTGGATAAACGTAGCCGACCTTCTCGCGCGCCGACGACATGAAGAGGAACAGCGCGTGCCCCGTGCCGGCCAACTTGGTCGACAGGATCATATCGTAGTACCTATTCTGCCATTCGAAGCACAAATCAGAGACACATACGTCTTCGTTCAGCTTCAGTTAGTCGATGAAGCAAATCCgcagccgtagctagtgcatccatGGTCGATCCGTACCTTCATCACGCCGAGCTGGTGCGTGTACTCGGCTGGCTCCGGCCACTCGTCGTCGGGGTCGTACACGTTGGCGTACCGGACGTTCTTGCACATCTCGTAGACCTGCTTCCCACGCGCCGACGCCACCACGTCAATGAGCACGCCGGGGTACCTGTCCTTGAGCAGCTGCAGCACGGGGAAGAAGAGCACGTTCTCGTACACGCCGCCGGACACCACGCAGCACGCGCGACGCACGTCGCCGCGCACCTTGGACGCGAGGCTGTCCAGCTCCGGCATGTACGACGGCGGGAACCGGAGGAACCCGTATGGATTCGCGGGGTCCTCCGGCGGCCGCGGGTCCTCCTCCTGCTTCCCGCCGGAGTACACGCCCGTGTAGTCAAAGTCCTCGTCGGGGCCGTCGTCGAACGGGTCAAGCCATGGGTTCTTCTTCTTGGATGACGCCGAGGGGGCGCCGCCAGCGAGCCCGGCCCGGCGGCCTGGCAGGAGGTAGCATTGCCTCGGCGCGGGGAGCCTCGCTGCCGCCCCCGGCACCGTCGACGTGGGCCTCGCCGTGAGCGTCGCCATGGACGTGGACATGGTTGGTGTTTGCATTTGTTCTTGCAGTGGTAGAGTGTTGTGATGGATTGGCTTTGGATATCGCTACTGTTTTTTCTTCTCAGCTGAGAGGAGAGGGTAAGGGAAGAGAGGAGGGCTTTGGATTTTGATTTTTTGGATGTGTGGAGGTGGAGGCGAGGGGATGATATGGTGGCATTTGAGTTTTGGTTTCTTGTCCTCTTCTTATGTAGCAAGTGAAACATAGTCATGCTCAACGGTGTACTAGAATCCGAATTATCACACTTAAATTTTTTATAACTAGAAAAAAAAAGATGTGTGCATGCGCGGGCAAGAGCATCTACAATGCACACGCTTGTTTAGAGGCGCCATTTTTTGTACCCAACTGAGCAACAACATTGTCATTCTGCTGAAGATCAATTCATATCGACAAGACTTCCCATTCGCCGGACGAGATGATCGGATTTCGATCCCCCGGCTGAATAACCTCTTCGGCTTGTGAAGAAGACCGCTTTTCGTATAACTTGTGTCCCGAGAAGGAAACGGAAAGAGGGGTCTAAGAAACAGGCGGGTGACAACGTGAAAGAGTGTGCTTTAGCTTCCCCCTCGGGGCTTCGTACCATGATCAATCAATTCACTCCTTCTCGAATCTTCTGCTTGAAGCAAGATACTATGGATACCCAGAGGAGCAAGTAGGTGATGATAAAATTTTGCATTTGGCCGCTTCATCATCCTTGGGCTTTGTGCGGGATGAAATGCGGACCACGTCTGTTGGAGAAATAAGCTTCTCAAATTCATTGCCATTGTGTGGACGCTAGGGTTAATTGCTTGATTTTTTTCCACTTAAGCGCCTACAATTGAAGACACCCTAAGAGAAAAACTTGCCCGACATCATTTTGTTGTGGGCCCACGTAGCGGAAATATAATAAGCGGCCCTCCATCGTACACTTGAAAATCCGACACATCCCGATCTGCGGGACTAAAATCCTAATGCCAAGATCACCGATAGTTCCCAATGGCAAGGGAGGAAGCGAACACCATCAGAGGCGGGGTGAATCGATTCCGAAACATGTGCAATCCTCAAACTCCCAAGAATTTGGTGCTACCTAATATTTGAACCTTTTTGTTTTACGAAAATTGTACCGAGCTATTCATAATCCTCAACATAAGTACCAGGTGACATGGGTATGCCTAGTGGGCATGTTACGTGTATACCCCTGGTTTATGCTTTCAGGTATATAAGAAGTTGAAGGCCCACAGACCCGAAggtttggaggcccatgaagcggAAGACATGCGGTTCGAGGGAATAGAATCAATATAGGGAAACATGTAGCAATATATGGAAAGGCCCAACGTGGCCCGATGTTTGTATACTTGTAAATCACGAAAAGCCTCggttccgcctcctatataagggcgaAGTTGAGGTCGAGGAAAAGATCGATCATTGTTAAACCCTATCCACCGTTTTCTTTCTAGTTAGACGTCTTTGTTCGTCTGACCACCTTCGAGTTCTACTTGCCCTctagttgcttgcaacttaatactgaaagggtgcAGACGctaacttaatgcaataatctgttgcttgcaacttaatactgaaagggtgcAGACGCTAACTGGAAGGTGgactattagtcatagacgtagttggattacgatctatgtattatgttgtaatgcccaaatgaatctcatagtaatcatcttgtcatgtatggtctttattctatcaattgcccagctgtaattattttacctagcatgttatttatctttatggagagacacctctagtgaactgtggaccccggtcctttcttttacactaataaatccatctactgcaaacacctgttttgtttacttactgcaagcattgttctctttaattttactgcaaacaaacatctctttccacactatatgtttaatcctttgttttcagcaaaaccggtgagattgacaacctcactgtaagttggggaaaagtattttggttgtgttgtgtgcaggttccatgttgttgctgacgctggtagtgcgccctgccaaaagtcagctagcaacaccttcagaagtgatttctttctcctactggtcgattaacattggtttcttactgagggaaaacttgctactgtgctcatcacaccttcctcttggtgttccccaacagtgtgctcAGCACTCATCAAactaattttctggcgccattgccgggagaaagaggatttctgcaatgggagtctctcatctccaatctctttactttgttattttgtttgcttagtttattttactttgtaaaatttgcttcattatataaaaaacacacaaaaaattagttcctttcatagttgttattttgttgctttatttttagctcataatttttatccctaAGTACGTTTTGAAAGACCTATcaataggtagtggttctataattgggagatataacattgaagaattctttaatcatgttagtaagcacaAAGATATTGAGGAAATATCcttagtagaacttgctcctaattatgaaactgctgcagattatttagttcaaatgttggAGGCTAGGTTTATTAACCTTAACCCCATAATGCAACAAATGTTTCTTAAACATCATGAAGTTCAGGATGATTAAAAGAGAGATTttattctggaatttttt contains the following coding sequences:
- the LOC124685764 gene encoding photosynthetic NDH subunit of subcomplex B 1, chloroplastic; the encoded protein is MQTPTMSTSMATLTARPTSTVPGAAARLPAPRQCYLLPGRRAGLAGGAPSASSKKKNPWLDPFDDGPDEDFDYTGVYSGGKQEEDPRPPEDPANPYGFLRFPPSYMPELDSLASKVRGDVRRACCVVSGGVYENVLFFPVLQLLKDRYPGVLIDVVASARGKQVYEMCKNVRYANVYDPDDEWPEPAEYTHQLGVMKNRYYDMILSTKLAGTGHALFLFMSSAREKVGYVYPNVNGAGAGLFLTEMFKPPTTNLSDGGYNMYQEMLEWLGRPAKGVPQQPIPPLRVSISKKLRAIVEDKYSRAGVEKGKYIVVHGIESDSVANMKSRGDDDCLLPLEQWAEISSGGNGLRPLFVLPHEKHREEIEDIVGKETSYIFITTPGQLTCLINDAAGVVATNTAAVQLANARDKPCVALFSSEEKARVFLPYAEEKKSCTIVASTTGKLVDIDIEAVKNAVKDFQPAPSFALAQQ